In the Klebsiella aerogenes KCTC 2190 genome, one interval contains:
- a CDS encoding MFS transporter, protein MNLQSAQDIEKSAIKKLTWHIVPLMILLYFLAFLDRNNMAYAAMALEDSLGLTATAFGFASGIFFIGYFMFEIPSNAGTIKFGPRLWFARILITWGIFATLMGFVRTPTELYICRFMLGVCEAGFFPSVVYYFTIFFPPAWRTKILGMFIIVQPLSNAVGSPISGLILHIDNGWFGLESWQWLFILEGIPPIVIGLFIPFIIKNSPQEVGYLNAEEKAWLMSSTNRSKSGSKVSLAEFASGIKNPKYLLYALLNFGMVCGIYGFGMWLPSIITAISGDDILRVSLIALIPYGLAALLVYPWSMLASKTRKIAVFAGISMVVAALGLAGAVVFFKFNVAISLSFLTIAAIGIYTAVPCFLSMPANVSAGAATAAGLAVVSCIGNLGGFVAPYVVGLLNDFSHSSTPGLIFLAMCLLITGLICIFYCARQREGVIQS, encoded by the coding sequence ATGAACCTACAATCTGCGCAAGATATAGAAAAGAGCGCCATTAAGAAATTGACATGGCATATTGTTCCATTAATGATATTGCTTTATTTTCTGGCTTTTCTTGACCGTAATAATATGGCCTACGCCGCAATGGCGCTGGAAGATAGCCTTGGCCTGACGGCCACCGCCTTTGGCTTTGCTTCGGGAATATTTTTCATCGGTTATTTTATGTTTGAAATTCCCAGCAACGCCGGCACGATTAAGTTCGGTCCGCGGCTGTGGTTCGCGCGTATTCTGATCACCTGGGGAATATTTGCCACTTTGATGGGGTTCGTCAGAACGCCGACCGAACTCTATATCTGTCGTTTTATGCTTGGCGTGTGCGAAGCCGGTTTCTTCCCTTCAGTGGTGTACTACTTCACGATCTTTTTTCCGCCAGCCTGGCGGACCAAAATTCTCGGCATGTTCATTATTGTCCAGCCGCTATCCAACGCCGTGGGTTCACCGATTTCAGGCTTAATTCTGCATATCGATAACGGCTGGTTTGGCCTTGAATCCTGGCAGTGGTTATTTATCCTCGAAGGTATTCCGCCGATCGTTATCGGCCTGTTCATCCCTTTTATTATTAAGAATTCACCGCAAGAAGTCGGCTATCTCAACGCTGAAGAAAAGGCGTGGTTAATGAGTAGTACGAACCGTTCAAAATCAGGGAGTAAAGTCTCGCTGGCTGAGTTCGCCAGCGGTATTAAAAATCCCAAATACCTGCTTTATGCGCTGCTGAATTTCGGGATGGTTTGTGGGATTTACGGCTTCGGGATGTGGCTACCGTCGATTATTACCGCTATTTCCGGCGATGATATTCTTCGCGTAAGCCTGATTGCCCTTATCCCCTACGGCCTGGCGGCGCTACTGGTTTATCCATGGAGTATGCTGGCCAGTAAAACACGCAAAATTGCCGTTTTTGCCGGTATCAGTATGGTTGTCGCCGCATTAGGGCTCGCCGGCGCGGTGGTGTTCTTTAAGTTCAACGTCGCGATTTCACTCTCATTCCTGACCATTGCCGCCATTGGTATCTATACCGCGGTACCGTGTTTCTTATCGATGCCTGCCAACGTCTCGGCAGGCGCAGCGACGGCCGCGGGTCTCGCCGTGGTGAGCTGCATCGGCAACCTGGGCGGCTTCGTCGCCCCTTACGTGGTCGGCCTCCTTAACGACTTCAGCCACAGCAGCACGCCGGGACTGATATTCCTCGCCATGTGCCTGCTGATCACCGGCCTGATTTGCATTTTCTACTGCGCCAGACAGCGCGAAGGCGTCATTCAATCCTGA
- a CDS encoding Vmh family MBL fold metallo-hydrolase produces MKVSALAIATALFSTTAFAAPLTLQTYNPQENAIFAVNSTLASGPHEAVLFDAQFSVKDGEKLVEMINKSGKKLTHIVITSGDPDFYFGLEPLVKAFPQAKVVATEQVVKHIEETKAAKLAYWGPQMKDGAPKQVYVPQVLAANSFTIDGEKVEIRQPQNYAAFVWIPANKAILGGTGVAWGMHVWTADTQSASSRQQWRQTLSDMAALHPQQVIPGHYLGTPPAGDKAIVFTRDYLEKFEQALKAHKDSASVIKAMKAQYPGLAEESSLELSAKVNTGEMKW; encoded by the coding sequence ATGAAAGTATCTGCCCTGGCTATCGCCACCGCCCTGTTCAGCACCACCGCTTTTGCCGCGCCGTTGACTCTGCAAACCTACAACCCGCAGGAGAACGCGATCTTCGCGGTGAACTCCACGCTGGCCTCCGGCCCGCACGAAGCGGTGCTGTTTGACGCCCAGTTCAGCGTTAAAGATGGCGAAAAGCTGGTTGAGATGATCAACAAAAGCGGTAAGAAGCTCACGCACATTGTGATCACCTCTGGCGATCCGGATTTCTATTTTGGCCTCGAGCCGCTGGTGAAAGCCTTCCCGCAGGCCAAAGTGGTGGCAACCGAGCAAGTGGTTAAGCATATTGAAGAGACCAAAGCGGCGAAGCTGGCATACTGGGGCCCACAGATGAAAGACGGCGCGCCGAAGCAGGTCTATGTTCCACAGGTATTAGCCGCAAATAGCTTCACCATTGACGGCGAGAAAGTGGAAATTCGTCAGCCGCAGAACTACGCCGCGTTCGTCTGGATCCCGGCGAATAAAGCGATTCTTGGCGGCACCGGCGTCGCCTGGGGCATGCACGTCTGGACCGCCGATACCCAAAGCGCGTCGAGCCGTCAGCAGTGGCGCCAGACCCTTAGCGATATGGCCGCGCTGCATCCGCAACAGGTGATCCCGGGCCACTATCTCGGCACGCCGCCGGCGGGCGACAAGGCTATCGTCTTTACCCGCGACTATCTGGAGAAATTCGAGCAGGCGCTGAAAGCGCATAAAGATTCCGCCAGCGTCATCAAAGCCATGAAGGCGCAATATCCGGGTCTCGCTGAAGAAAGTTCGCTGGAGCTGAGCGCGAAAGTGAACACCGGCGAAATGAAGTGGTAA
- a CDS encoding NAD-dependent malic enzyme translates to MQFIYKKNRSLYIPYAGPVLLEFPLLNKGSAFSMEERSSFNLLGLLPEVVETIEEQAERAWIQYQGFKTEIDKHIYLRNIQDTNETLFYRLIGNHLDEMMPVIYTPTVGAACERFSEIYRRARGVFISYQNRHNLDDILQNVPNHNVKVIVVTDGERILGLGDQGIGGMGIPIGKLSLYTTCGGISPAYTLPIVLDVGTNNQQLLDDPLYMGWRHPRVTDDEYYQFVDDVIQAIKNRWPDVLLQFEDFAQKNAMPLLNRYRNEICSFNDDIQGTAAVTVGTLIAASRGAGSQLSEQKIVFLGAGSAGCGIAEQIIAQIMREGLSEEEARQRVFMVDRFGLLTDGMPNLLSFQSKLVQKRENLQGWDTTNEALSLLDVVRNVKPNILIGVSGQPGLFTEEIIREMHKHCPRPIVMPLSNPTSRVEATPQNILTWTDGEALVATGSPFTPVTVKGKQYAIAQCNNSYIFPGIGLGVIAAGASRVTDEMLMAASETLANHSPLVNNGEGPVLPELKDIQAVSRAIAFAVGKVAQEQGVAVKTSAEALLQAISDNFWQPEYRNYRRTSI, encoded by the coding sequence ATGCAATTCATCTATAAAAAAAACCGCTCTCTTTATATCCCCTACGCTGGCCCGGTTCTGCTTGAGTTTCCGTTACTCAACAAAGGAAGCGCCTTCAGCATGGAAGAGCGTAGCAGCTTCAACCTGCTGGGCCTGCTGCCGGAAGTGGTCGAAACCATCGAAGAACAAGCTGAACGCGCGTGGATCCAGTATCAGGGGTTTAAAACTGAGATTGATAAGCACATTTATCTGCGCAACATCCAGGACACCAACGAAACCCTGTTTTATCGCCTGATTGGCAATCATCTCGATGAGATGATGCCGGTTATCTATACCCCCACCGTCGGCGCCGCCTGTGAGCGTTTCTCGGAAATCTACCGTCGCGCGCGCGGCGTGTTCATCTCCTACCAGAATCGGCACAACCTCGACGATATCCTGCAAAACGTACCGAACCATAACGTCAAAGTGATCGTGGTGACCGACGGCGAGCGTATTCTCGGTCTCGGCGACCAGGGTATCGGCGGTATGGGCATCCCTATCGGTAAGCTGTCGCTCTATACTACCTGCGGCGGTATCAGCCCGGCCTACACCCTGCCTATCGTGCTGGATGTCGGCACCAACAACCAGCAACTGCTCGACGACCCGCTGTATATGGGCTGGCGTCATCCGCGCGTGACCGACGACGAGTATTATCAATTCGTTGATGACGTTATCCAGGCCATCAAAAACCGTTGGCCGGACGTGCTGCTGCAGTTTGAAGATTTCGCGCAGAAAAACGCCATGCCGCTGCTTAACCGCTATCGTAACGAGATTTGCTCGTTTAACGATGATATTCAGGGCACCGCGGCGGTCACCGTCGGCACATTAATCGCCGCCAGCCGTGGCGCGGGCAGCCAGCTCAGCGAGCAAAAAATTGTCTTCCTCGGCGCGGGATCCGCCGGTTGCGGTATTGCTGAACAGATCATCGCGCAAATCATGCGCGAAGGGTTAAGCGAAGAAGAAGCCCGTCAACGCGTATTTATGGTGGACCGCTTCGGCCTGTTGACTGACGGTATGCCGAATCTGCTGTCTTTCCAGAGCAAGCTGGTGCAGAAACGCGAAAACCTGCAAGGTTGGGATACGACCAACGAAGCGCTCTCGCTGCTCGACGTGGTGCGTAACGTGAAGCCGAATATCCTGATTGGCGTCTCCGGCCAGCCGGGGCTGTTCACGGAAGAAATTATTCGTGAAATGCACAAGCACTGCCCGCGGCCGATCGTCATGCCGCTGTCGAACCCGACCTCCCGCGTTGAAGCCACGCCGCAGAACATCCTGACCTGGACCGACGGCGAAGCGCTGGTGGCCACCGGCAGCCCGTTCACCCCGGTGACGGTTAAGGGCAAGCAGTACGCCATCGCGCAGTGTAACAACTCCTATATCTTCCCGGGCATCGGCCTTGGCGTGATCGCTGCGGGAGCATCACGCGTCACCGACGAAATGCTGATGGCGGCAAGCGAAACCTTAGCTAACCACTCGCCGCTGGTGAATAACGGCGAAGGCCCGGTACTGCCGGAACTGAAAGATATTCAGGCCGTATCGCGCGCTATCGCGTTTGCGGTCGGTAAAGTGGCTCAGGAACAGGGCGTGGCGGTGAAAACATCGGCCGAAGCGCTGCTGCAGGCCATTAGCGATAATTTCTGGCAGCCGGAATATCGCAACTATCGCCGAACCTCAATTTAA
- a CDS encoding RbsD/FucU domain-containing protein: MIKFEIIHPQLLAALACCGHKSQILIADSNFACRVNANADATLIQLNLAPGMVPATYIVEKLLTCVNVEHATLMASPAEFTNTIASEYRELLPTNCPLDYVEREAFYAKSRLPLTQLVIASGEQRRFANLLLTVAPA, translated from the coding sequence ATGATCAAATTCGAAATTATCCATCCACAACTGCTGGCTGCTCTGGCGTGCTGCGGCCATAAATCACAAATTCTCATCGCGGATAGCAATTTTGCCTGTCGCGTTAATGCCAATGCCGATGCCACGTTGATTCAGCTCAACCTCGCGCCAGGCATGGTACCGGCAACTTATATCGTCGAAAAACTGCTTACCTGCGTTAATGTCGAACACGCGACGCTGATGGCATCACCAGCGGAATTCACTAACACCATCGCCAGTGAATACCGGGAGCTTCTACCGACAAACTGCCCGCTTGATTATGTCGAACGCGAAGCTTTCTACGCAAAATCCCGGCTGCCGTTGACCCAACTGGTCATCGCTTCCGGCGAACAGCGTCGTTTTGCCAACCTACTACTCACCGTGGCTCCGGCCTAA
- the sra gene encoding stationary-phase-induced ribosome-associated protein, translated as MKSNHQARHLLGLNYKLSRQKKVVLEGDEETTVNHIHATGRKRRGG; from the coding sequence ATGAAATCGAACCATCAGGCACGTCATCTTCTCGGTCTGAACTACAAGCTTTCCCGCCAGAAAAAAGTGGTGCTCGAAGGCGACGAAGAAACTACCGTTAACCATATCCATGCTACGGGCCGCAAACGCCGCGGTGGTTAA
- a CDS encoding SDR family NAD(P)-dependent oxidoreductase, with translation MGTLIGKKAFITGSEQGIGWATAEKLILAGCDVFLHYHSGEEGPQKLAAIASARGQKAAWRYADLIDTEDATACVQAAAEFLGGIDILVNNVGGIVGRKWLGEIDRQFWQTVLDVNMTTMLNVTQAALPWLKSATDGASIINLASLAGRSGGHAGSLAYSTTKGAILTWTRSLAAELGEHGVRVNAVAPGLILGTRFHNRHTTQASADETIRQIPLQRAGTPDDVARAITFLAGEYDGFISGATIDINGGIYRM, from the coding sequence ATGGGAACTCTTATTGGAAAAAAAGCATTTATCACCGGCTCTGAACAAGGTATCGGCTGGGCTACGGCGGAAAAACTGATTCTGGCGGGATGCGATGTCTTTTTGCACTATCACAGCGGTGAAGAAGGCCCGCAAAAGTTGGCGGCTATCGCCAGCGCGCGAGGGCAAAAAGCGGCCTGGCGCTATGCGGATTTGATTGACACTGAGGACGCGACCGCCTGCGTGCAGGCCGCCGCGGAATTCCTCGGCGGTATCGATATCCTGGTGAATAACGTCGGCGGTATCGTCGGGCGTAAGTGGCTTGGCGAAATTGACCGTCAGTTCTGGCAAACGGTGTTAGACGTCAATATGACCACCATGCTTAACGTCACCCAGGCGGCGCTTCCCTGGCTTAAATCGGCAACGGATGGCGCCAGCATCATTAACCTCGCCTCGCTGGCGGGGCGCTCCGGGGGGCATGCCGGTTCTCTCGCCTATTCAACCACAAAAGGGGCCATCCTGACCTGGACACGCTCGCTGGCGGCTGAACTGGGCGAGCACGGCGTGCGCGTCAATGCGGTTGCGCCGGGGCTTATTCTCGGCACCCGTTTTCATAACCGCCACACCACACAGGCTTCGGCTGACGAAACCATCCGGCAAATTCCGCTTCAGCGCGCGGGAACGCCCGATGACGTCGCCCGCGCCATCACTTTCCTTGCCGGCGAGTATGACGGATTTATCTCCGGCGCCACTATCGATATTAACGGCGGAATTTATCGCATGTAA
- a CDS encoding LacI family DNA-binding transcriptional regulator, whose product MANIRDVARRAGVSISSVSNVLNNRTQQMREETRQRIVKTMAELNYRPARCAPPVADSATKMLGLMVPSIVNPSFSALAHELDTAARAFRHRLLLGICCRDADEESAFIADMFSHGVRGLIVAASDVRKTHFVRAAEQGMTIISYDNRLAESVPPRARYFDSVSMDNVEAGRLAAQHLLDNGCRNIVFATESGLTLGRSHKILGFQSALSQSGTAARGVVIEGKGNREFGDAEMFELGVSLAQKISALTPRVDGVVAINDALAIGLMVGLRAQGLKIAEDISVIGIDNISLSALSSPGLTSVMAPLSAMASMMVERLVQRITEPGLQTDEFIFAPEVIQRQSVKIKQP is encoded by the coding sequence ATGGCGAATATTCGTGATGTCGCCCGGCGGGCTGGAGTTTCAATTAGTAGCGTGTCCAACGTACTTAATAATCGCACGCAACAGATGCGCGAAGAGACCCGACAGCGGATAGTCAAAACGATGGCTGAGCTAAATTACCGCCCTGCGCGTTGCGCTCCGCCGGTCGCCGATTCAGCAACCAAAATGCTCGGCCTGATGGTACCGTCTATCGTCAATCCCAGCTTTTCAGCGCTGGCGCATGAACTGGATACTGCGGCACGCGCGTTTCGCCACCGGCTGTTATTAGGCATTTGCTGCCGCGATGCCGACGAGGAGTCAGCCTTTATCGCGGATATGTTCTCCCACGGCGTGCGCGGGTTGATAGTTGCCGCCAGCGACGTACGCAAAACCCACTTTGTGCGCGCAGCGGAACAAGGCATGACCATTATTAGCTATGACAACCGGCTGGCCGAAAGCGTCCCGCCTCGGGCGCGCTACTTCGATAGTGTCTCAATGGACAACGTTGAAGCGGGACGTCTGGCGGCGCAACATCTGCTGGACAACGGTTGCCGTAATATCGTCTTTGCCACCGAAAGCGGGTTAACGCTGGGACGCAGCCATAAAATCCTCGGCTTTCAGTCGGCGCTTTCCCAAAGCGGTACAGCGGCCAGAGGCGTGGTGATAGAAGGCAAAGGCAATCGGGAATTCGGCGACGCCGAGATGTTCGAACTGGGCGTAAGCCTGGCGCAAAAAATTAGCGCCTTAACGCCGCGAGTGGATGGCGTGGTAGCGATTAACGATGCTTTAGCCATCGGCCTGATGGTTGGGCTACGCGCGCAGGGCCTGAAAATAGCGGAAGATATTTCGGTGATTGGCATCGATAACATCTCCCTGTCGGCGTTATCGTCACCGGGCCTCACCTCGGTAATGGCCCCGCTTTCGGCAATGGCGTCGATGATGGTTGAGCGGCTTGTCCAGAGAATTACTGAGCCGGGATTACAAACCGACGAATTTATCTTTGCACCGGAAGTGATACAGCGTCAGTCGGTAAAAATAAAGCAACCCTAG